A genomic region of Palaemon carinicauda isolate YSFRI2023 chromosome 22, ASM3689809v2, whole genome shotgun sequence contains the following coding sequences:
- the LOC137615778 gene encoding uncharacterized protein, with protein sequence MKECMVTITLLGTLMMLAARVTSAHPIYGLTSLLQDDPFVISGGQEQNEFKRGFWDKRSSEEIADVEEFGKYPIQKLQWNKRNHQEKRGFGSMMPAYLVHLYRPDVPVLPPNSLFSPTRPSSERGKRSNHR encoded by the exons GAATGCATGGTGACGATTACCTTGCTTGGAACGCTGATGATGCTTGCAGCAAGAGTGACCTCCGCCCATCCTATCTATGGGCTGACATCGCTCCTGCAGGACGATCCCTTTGTCATATCAGGAGGACAGGAGCAGAATGAATTCAAAAGAGGGTTTTGGGATAAAAGGTCTTCAGAGGAGATTGCAGATGTTGAGGAATTTGGAAAATACCCAATACAA AAACTCCAATGGAACAAACGGAACCACCAGGAAAAGAGAGGATTTGGATCAATGATGCCAGCTTATCTCGTGCACTTGTACAGGCCTGACGTACCCGTCCTGCCCCCAAATTCCCTTTTCTCCCCTACCCGGCCCAGCTCCGAGAGGGGGAAAAGAAGCAACCATCGCTAA